One window of Blastocatellia bacterium genomic DNA carries:
- a CDS encoding adenine phosphoribosyltransferase has protein sequence MDNLKKMIRTVPDFPKPGIMFYDITTLLKDPYGLRTTIDRLVECIDDPNIDTVIGIEARGFIFAPALAYRLKAGFVPVRKPRKLPAATESISYDLEYGTDTLEIHSDAIGKGNRVLIADDLLATGGTARAVVNLVEKLGGTVAGLAFVVELTFLKGRERFNDYKVRSLLQYDE, from the coding sequence GTGGACAACCTGAAGAAGATGATCCGCACGGTCCCCGACTTCCCGAAGCCGGGCATCATGTTTTATGACATCACGACGCTGTTGAAAGACCCGTATGGCTTACGCACAACGATTGACCGACTGGTCGAGTGCATTGACGATCCGAACATTGACACGGTGATCGGCATCGAAGCGCGCGGCTTCATCTTTGCGCCGGCGCTGGCTTACCGGCTGAAGGCGGGCTTCGTGCCGGTGCGCAAGCCCCGCAAGCTGCCGGCGGCGACCGAATCGATCTCTTACGACCTGGAATATGGCACCGACACGCTGGAGATTCACAGCGATGCCATCGGCAAAGGCAACCGCGTATTGATTGCCGATGATTTACTGGCGACCGGCGGCACGGCGCGCGCCGTCGTCAACCTGGTCGAGAAGCTTGGCGGCACGGTCGCCGGGCTAGCGTTCGTTGTCGAGCTGACCTTCCTGAAGGGCCGCGAGCGTTTCAACGACTACAAGGTCAGATCATTGTTGCAGTATGATGAGTAG
- a CDS encoding acylphosphatase — translation MKIARRFIVKGRVQGVGYRFFAIRAANRLGVVGSVRNLADGTVEAIAEGTAEAVAEFRAELWRGPSYAQVTAVDESDLKPSGRHKSFDVEY, via the coding sequence ATGAAGATCGCGCGGCGATTCATCGTCAAGGGCAGAGTGCAGGGCGTCGGTTATCGCTTCTTCGCCATCCGCGCCGCGAATCGTCTCGGCGTCGTCGGCAGCGTCAGGAACCTTGCCGACGGCACCGTCGAAGCCATCGCCGAAGGGACCGCGGAAGCGGTTGCCGAGTTTCGCGCAGAGCTTTGGCGCGGGCCGTCTTACGCGCAGGTCACGGCGGTGGATGAATCCGATCTGAAACCGAGCGGGCGTCACAAGAGCTTCGATGTTGAATATTGA